In Candidatus Eisenbacteria bacterium, the following are encoded in one genomic region:
- a CDS encoding acyl-CoA thioesterase, translating to MTSRRRGASADGGRETWNDPRGGGAGRVELRVRYAETDQMGVVYYANYPVWFEVGRAALLRGRGMTYADLERRGYHLPVSGVRYRLLAPARYDDPILVETGVTALRSRAITFAYRVLREGALLVEGETDHVCVDRAMRPVRIPDELRRALERPSPDGDR from the coding sequence ATGACAAGTAGAAGGCGCGGCGCATCGGCCGATGGCGGAAGAGAAACATGGAACGACCCGAGAGGCGGCGGCGCGGGCCGGGTCGAGCTGCGGGTGCGCTACGCGGAGACGGATCAGATGGGCGTGGTGTATTACGCCAATTACCCGGTCTGGTTCGAGGTGGGACGGGCCGCGCTCCTGCGGGGGCGCGGCATGACCTACGCCGACCTGGAGAGGCGCGGCTACCATCTCCCCGTATCGGGCGTCCGTTATCGCCTCCTCGCGCCCGCCCGGTACGATGACCCCATCCTCGTCGAAACCGGCGTCACCGCCCTCCGCTCACGGGCGATCACCTTCGCCTACCGCGTCCTCAGGGAGGGCGCCCTCCTCGTCGAGGGAGAGACGGATCACGTCTGCGTGGACCGCGCGATGCGACCCGTCCGGATCCCCGATGAACTCCGGCGCGCCTTGGAAAGACCGTCACCGGACGGAGACCGATGA
- a CDS encoding PDZ domain-containing protein, with the protein MRMIHKVLAIVSLLPLFAVAGASAEEGGPYLGVRAQRLTAPLADALGVEGTSGVLVSEVAEGSPAAEADLQRGDVLLTWNGEAIPSPRALIRMVRDAEIGDEIAFTLIRRGESRTTRVELAEREKKGGVDKGKRGRGERNLEKRSHHRTRIGAWLGVETRDLDADLAAYFDLPAGSGALVVGVPAEGPAARAGVKGGDVIVRLGDDAVQSAADLAEAVAGREAGDEVEVEIVRKGKKTTLRVTLGAPTSPFERFRTMRFPPPDWGRFHGMRGRIDREMDHLKKEVGKLRKEIDKIRDDK; encoded by the coding sequence ATGCGAATGATCCACAAAGTGCTCGCGATCGTCTCCCTCTTGCCTCTTTTCGCCGTCGCCGGCGCGTCGGCCGAAGAGGGCGGCCCCTATCTGGGGGTGCGCGCGCAACGCCTGACCGCCCCCCTGGCCGACGCCCTCGGCGTGGAGGGAACGTCCGGCGTTCTCGTGTCGGAAGTCGCGGAAGGGAGCCCCGCGGCCGAAGCGGATCTGCAGCGCGGCGACGTGCTGCTCACATGGAACGGCGAAGCGATCCCCTCGCCGCGCGCGCTGATTCGTATGGTCCGCGACGCCGAAATCGGGGACGAGATCGCCTTCACGCTGATCCGGCGCGGCGAAAGCCGGACGACGCGCGTCGAGCTGGCGGAACGGGAGAAGAAGGGGGGCGTCGACAAGGGGAAGCGCGGACGCGGGGAAAGAAATCTCGAGAAACGCTCCCATCATCGGACCCGGATCGGCGCGTGGCTCGGCGTGGAAACCCGCGACCTCGACGCCGATCTGGCCGCCTACTTCGACCTTCCCGCCGGAAGCGGCGCGCTGGTGGTCGGCGTGCCGGCCGAGGGACCGGCCGCCCGGGCGGGCGTCAAGGGGGGCGACGTGATCGTCCGCCTGGGAGACGACGCGGTCCAAAGCGCCGCCGACCTCGCCGAAGCCGTCGCCGGCCGCGAAGCGGGGGACGAGGTGGAGGTGGAGATCGTCCGGAAGGGGAAGAAAACCACGTTGCGGGTGACGCTCGGCGCTCCCACCTCCCCCTTCGAAAGGTTCCGGACGATGCGGTTTCCCCCGCCGGACTGGGGCCGCTTCCACGGGATGCGGGGGCGGATCGATCGGGAAATGGATCATCTGAAAAAGGAAGTCGGGAAGCTCCGGAAGGAGATCGACAAAATCCGCGATGACAAGTAG
- a CDS encoding radical SAM protein: protein MKVLEIHAAIQGEGRASGVPCVIVRFAGCPYRCAWCDTAWARDAEGEEASAAEVARRASAFGIPRFLLTGGEPLLQEELPDLIRVLIEGGGEVLVETCGALPVDRIDPRAVKIMDIKCPSSGESERVLWSNLDRLGGADEIKFVLANRADYDWAKGIVAARLGGFPGAVLFSPVHGRLPAERLAGWILEDRLLVRLHLQLHRILWPDRERGV, encoded by the coding sequence ATGAAAGTCCTCGAGATCCACGCCGCCATCCAAGGAGAGGGGCGGGCGAGCGGCGTCCCCTGCGTCATCGTGCGCTTCGCCGGATGCCCCTACCGCTGCGCCTGGTGCGACACGGCCTGGGCGCGGGATGCGGAAGGGGAGGAGGCGAGCGCGGCGGAGGTGGCGCGGCGCGCGTCGGCCTTCGGCATCCCCCGTTTCCTTCTGACCGGCGGCGAGCCCCTCCTTCAGGAGGAGTTGCCCGATCTGATCCGCGTCCTGATCGAAGGGGGCGGCGAGGTGCTCGTCGAGACCTGCGGCGCGCTTCCCGTGGACCGGATCGATCCGCGGGCCGTAAAAATCATGGATATCAAGTGTCCCTCCAGCGGCGAGTCGGAACGCGTGCTCTGGTCGAATCTGGATCGCCTGGGAGGAGCGGACGAGATCAAGTTCGTCCTGGCGAACCGGGCGGACTACGATTGGGCCAAGGGGATCGTGGCCGCGCGGCTCGGCGGTTTCCCGGGGGCGGTTCTCTTCTCCCCCGTCCACGGGCGGCTTCCGGCGGAGAGGCTCGCCGGTTGGATTCTGGAGGATCGTCTCCTGGTGCGACTCCACCTCCAGCTGCACAGGATCCTATGGCCGGACCGGGAAAGGGGGGTCTAA
- a CDS encoding PAS domain-containing protein, translating into MTVERRTGLAARIVGIVILEYAIVVVGCLTAIRRFGPSAGEAASIGAVLFGVLSLINFLVARRLFRGGPATGTPMRRDESEDYARLREEFYYLRWYLDELVENWNTAVLVLDRSLLVRSMNRAGRDLLSLREKAELVGRPFHLHPLSAATYRGQVSCFRDRPLREALAACCREGTPVLLEKIAYHRMGGEEPVLLDVLVTPWGERVGEPHRLVLRLERTARNGGIVAREGAGPAEPLPLLPRETEGPLREACADLKGRIEALHRSCRSIAEAVAPSRNGVEAELLLFEIQADRIREEMDRLESLASTRPFRARSQAEKASRPRRNRRGKDVAES; encoded by the coding sequence ATGACCGTTGAACGCCGAACCGGGCTCGCCGCCCGGATCGTGGGTATCGTCATACTCGAGTACGCGATCGTGGTCGTTGGATGTCTGACGGCGATCCGCCGTTTCGGTCCCTCCGCCGGAGAGGCGGCCAGCATCGGCGCCGTTCTGTTCGGCGTTCTTTCACTTATCAACTTCCTCGTCGCCCGCCGGCTTTTCCGCGGCGGCCCGGCGACGGGCACGCCGATGCGTCGCGACGAATCGGAAGACTATGCCCGCCTCCGCGAGGAGTTCTACTACCTCCGCTGGTACCTCGACGAACTCGTGGAAAACTGGAACACCGCCGTGCTCGTATTGGACCGGTCGCTTCTGGTCCGCTCGATGAACCGGGCGGGACGCGATCTTCTCTCGCTCAGAGAGAAGGCGGAGCTGGTCGGCCGCCCCTTCCATCTCCACCCGCTCTCCGCCGCGACCTACCGCGGGCAGGTCTCCTGTTTTCGGGACCGCCCCCTCCGGGAAGCGCTTGCCGCATGCTGCCGCGAGGGGACGCCGGTCCTTCTGGAGAAAATCGCCTATCACCGCATGGGCGGCGAGGAGCCGGTCCTTCTCGACGTTCTGGTGACCCCCTGGGGGGAACGGGTGGGCGAACCGCACCGGCTAGTTCTCCGGCTGGAGCGGACGGCGCGAAACGGCGGAATCGTCGCGCGGGAGGGAGCCGGCCCGGCGGAACCTCTCCCATTACTCCCCCGAGAGACGGAGGGGCCGCTCCGGGAGGCATGCGCCGACCTCAAGGGCCGGATCGAGGCGCTCCACCGTTCCTGCCGCTCGATCGCGGAGGCCGTGGCGCCGAGTCGGAACGGTGTGGAGGCGGAACTGCTTCTCTTCGAAATCCAGGCGGATCGTATCCGGGAGGAGATGGACCGCTTGGAGAGTCTCGCGTCGACGCGCCCGTTTCGCGCGCGCTCTCAGGCGGAGAAGGCCTCCCGCCCCCGCCGGAACCGGAGAGGGAAGGATGTCGCCGAATCGTGA
- a CDS encoding glycosyltransferase family 39 protein — MSPNRDRLFPLCLYLFSFLLQIVYLLEIKSNPFFNLPVLDEAIHLRWANALARGEPWFPGEPYFRAPLYPLFLSFLFRIGGAGVLFPRIVQAAIGALGPVLLYRLGRRLFPSTTAAVAAILLALNGMALYFQASFLIVSILIPLDLAVLLLLARSADRPERAALWLGAGVLLGLSAVARPNILLFGAAVPFWAFALDGRPARTLRRAVLPFLLGAALPIAPVALHNLAAGEPVWIAWQGGINFYIGNNPGSDGMTAIAPGADGTWWGGYRDMIRFAEESEGKPLSRRGVSAYWTGRAFAFFRDDPGGAARLFARKAFLLVNDFEVSNNQGIYFFRRFSRILAVLMHLGWGILFPLAAAGAVFIRWDRRRALPALFFLVYGAGIVLFFVTARYRMPLLPVLLLPAATALVEWPRRIRRNRDGRLALSLVLFAGAALLSNWNPLGLEKERYAQGYYNAGAQLLLAGRFEEAIPWFGGAIEEEPAYRNARYNLGLCYSYLNRLDDAERELRTVAREHPDFADGRYALGAVLERLGRPEEAVAEAVAALRLRPDMEAARLLLARAAAAADSLKMTGGAVKR; from the coding sequence ATGTCGCCGAATCGTGATCGTCTTTTCCCCCTTTGTCTCTACCTCTTCTCTTTTCTGCTTCAAATAGTTTATCTATTAGAAATCAAATCCAACCCCTTCTTTAATCTTCCGGTCCTCGACGAGGCGATTCATCTCCGCTGGGCGAACGCCCTCGCCCGGGGGGAACCCTGGTTCCCCGGCGAGCCCTACTTCCGGGCGCCCCTCTATCCCCTCTTCCTCTCCTTTCTCTTCCGGATCGGCGGCGCCGGGGTTCTCTTCCCGCGGATCGTCCAGGCGGCGATCGGCGCGCTCGGCCCGGTCCTCCTCTACCGGCTCGGACGGCGGCTCTTCCCGTCCACCACCGCGGCCGTCGCCGCGATCCTTCTCGCCCTGAACGGCATGGCGCTCTACTTCCAGGCGAGTTTCCTGATCGTCTCGATTCTCATCCCTCTCGACCTCGCGGTCCTGCTTCTCCTGGCGCGCTCCGCCGACCGGCCGGAAAGGGCGGCGCTCTGGCTCGGAGCCGGCGTCCTTCTCGGCCTTTCGGCCGTCGCCAGGCCGAACATCCTCCTCTTCGGCGCGGCGGTCCCTTTCTGGGCGTTCGCGCTGGACGGGCGGCCGGCGAGGACGCTCCGCCGGGCGGTCCTCCCCTTCCTGCTCGGCGCGGCGCTGCCGATCGCGCCGGTCGCCCTGCACAACCTCGCCGCCGGCGAGCCCGTGTGGATCGCCTGGCAGGGAGGGATCAACTTCTACATCGGCAACAATCCGGGATCGGACGGGATGACCGCCATCGCGCCCGGCGCGGACGGCACGTGGTGGGGCGGTTATCGCGACATGATCCGTTTCGCCGAAGAGAGCGAGGGAAAGCCGCTTTCGCGGCGCGGAGTTTCCGCCTACTGGACGGGTCGCGCATTCGCTTTCTTCCGCGACGATCCGGGCGGCGCGGCTCGCCTTTTCGCGCGCAAGGCCTTCCTGCTGGTGAACGACTTCGAGGTGAGCAACAATCAGGGAATCTACTTCTTCCGCCGCTTCTCCCGGATCCTCGCGGTGCTGATGCATCTCGGCTGGGGAATCCTCTTCCCCCTCGCCGCCGCAGGCGCCGTTTTCATCCGATGGGACCGCCGCCGCGCCCTCCCGGCGCTCTTCTTCCTCGTCTACGGCGCGGGGATCGTCCTCTTTTTCGTGACCGCCCGTTACCGGATGCCCCTTCTCCCGGTCCTTCTCCTCCCGGCGGCGACGGCCCTCGTGGAGTGGCCGCGGAGGATCCGCCGGAACCGGGACGGGCGCCTCGCCCTCTCTCTCGTTCTCTTCGCGGGCGCGGCGCTCCTTTCCAACTGGAATCCGCTCGGGCTCGAAAAGGAACGGTACGCCCAGGGTTATTACAACGCCGGCGCCCAGCTTCTCCTGGCGGGCCGGTTCGAGGAGGCGATCCCCTGGTTCGGCGGGGCGATCGAGGAGGAGCCGGCCTATCGGAACGCCCGATACAATTTAGGACTATGCTACTCCTATTTGAATCGACTGGACGATGCGGAGCGGGAGCTGCGCACGGTGGCCCGAGAACACCCCGATTTCGCCGACGGACGGTACGCCCTCGGGGCGGTGTTGGAAAGGCTCGGGAGGCCGGAAGAGGCGGTGGCCGAGGCGGTGGCCGCGCTCCGGCTGCGGCCGGATATGGAGGCGGCCCGCCTTCTTCTCGCGCGAGCGGCGGCCGCGGCCGACTCGCTGAAAATGACGGGGGGAGCGGTGAAGCGCTGA
- the queC gene encoding 7-cyano-7-deazaguanine synthase QueC, giving the protein MAEQAGSVVLLSGGMDSLVTAAIAVRESDASFLHVSYGQRTERRERAAFDAIADHYGVKRRLALSIESLRAVGGSSLTDPSMPVRTGGVDRSRVPDTYVPFRNAHLAAIAVSWAEGIGASRIYIGAVEQDSSGYPDCTRAFFDAFEKAARLGAARAGELRILTPLIHLSKAEIVRLGLRMDAPFHLSWSCYVEEERACGLCDSCRLRLEAFRGCGVADPIPYAGTPPPTP; this is encoded by the coding sequence ATGGCGGAACAGGCGGGATCGGTGGTTCTTTTAAGCGGCGGCATGGACAGCCTGGTCACCGCGGCGATCGCCGTCCGGGAGAGCGACGCCTCCTTTCTGCACGTCTCTTACGGGCAGAGGACGGAGCGCCGGGAGCGCGCCGCCTTCGATGCGATCGCCGATCACTACGGCGTGAAGCGGCGCCTCGCCCTCTCCATCGAGTCCCTCCGGGCCGTGGGCGGCTCCTCCCTCACCGATCCGTCGATGCCGGTGCGGACCGGCGGCGTGGACCGATCGCGCGTTCCCGACACATACGTCCCTTTCCGCAACGCCCACCTCGCCGCGATCGCGGTCTCCTGGGCCGAAGGTATCGGCGCCTCACGGATCTACATCGGAGCGGTGGAACAGGACTCCTCCGGCTACCCGGACTGCACCCGCGCCTTCTTCGACGCCTTCGAGAAGGCCGCCCGTCTCGGCGCCGCCCGCGCCGGCGAACTCCGCATCCTCACCCCGCTGATCCATCTCTCCAAGGCGGAGATCGTCCGCCTGGGCCTGCGAATGGACGCCCCCTTCCATCTCTCCTGGTCGTGCTACGTCGAGGAGGAGCGCGCCTGCGGTCTCTGCGATTCCTGCCGGCTCCGCCTCGAGGCGTTCCGCGGATGCGGCGTCGCCGACCCGATCCCCTACGCCGGCACACCCCCCCCGACCCCCTAA